One Corynebacterium yudongzhengii DNA window includes the following coding sequences:
- a CDS encoding glycosyltransferase 87 family protein codes for MPLHVRLRSLWPLPVALALVVLAPWIIDVSADGIGLSYHLDTHVYRSGAEAVLAGDNPYTRLFSVQDTALPFTYPPLAAVLFIPLTWVSVELGGFLMTVVSLAALVLVLVVTLRSLNLPIVLALWLLPLAALFEPVRDTISFGQINLLLMAAVVVDTLGPKHRLTGALSGLAAAVKLTPAVFVVFFLIRRDYRSAATMAGSALAATAAAALVVPEATLHYLRTTLVDTERIGAQSYSKNQSLTGALSRVFDAQTVDTLWLLLVPTVIVLALVAAWRVRRHQAGLLSVVSLISLLCSPVSWSHHWVWLVVIALVFLAAARTSRGAWGMLGVVVVAAVLPPHALLPHDDGREATWTLAMHIVGDTFVWIAVAVLFIGALCPRVLAAAPGRGARPATWRSRAPENASQSAAG; via the coding sequence GTGCCCCTTCACGTCCGCCTGCGGTCTCTCTGGCCGCTGCCCGTTGCGCTGGCTTTAGTCGTCTTAGCGCCCTGGATCATCGATGTCTCCGCAGACGGGATCGGTCTCTCCTACCACCTGGATACGCATGTCTATCGCAGCGGCGCCGAAGCGGTGCTGGCCGGAGATAACCCCTACACCCGCCTCTTTTCGGTCCAGGACACTGCCCTGCCTTTCACCTATCCCCCGCTGGCCGCCGTACTGTTTATCCCTCTGACCTGGGTTTCGGTGGAGCTCGGCGGTTTCCTCATGACGGTGGTGTCGCTAGCCGCGCTGGTGCTCGTGCTCGTCGTCACGCTGCGCAGCCTTAACCTACCTATCGTCCTGGCGCTGTGGCTTTTGCCGCTGGCCGCCCTGTTCGAGCCGGTGCGCGACACGATCTCCTTCGGCCAGATCAACCTGCTACTCATGGCGGCGGTGGTCGTCGATACGCTGGGGCCGAAACACCGCCTCACCGGCGCGCTCAGCGGGCTCGCGGCCGCCGTGAAGCTCACCCCGGCGGTGTTTGTAGTCTTCTTCCTCATCCGGCGCGATTATCGCTCGGCCGCGACCATGGCCGGCAGCGCGCTCGCCGCCACCGCCGCCGCGGCGCTCGTCGTGCCGGAGGCGACGCTGCATTACCTGCGCACCACGCTCGTCGACACCGAGCGCATCGGCGCCCAGTCTTATTCTAAAAACCAGTCCCTCACGGGCGCGCTGTCGCGGGTCTTCGACGCGCAGACCGTCGATACGCTGTGGCTGCTGCTCGTGCCCACCGTCATTGTGCTGGCGCTGGTGGCGGCGTGGCGGGTGCGTCGTCATCAGGCGGGCCTGCTCAGTGTGGTCTCGCTGATCAGCCTGTTGTGCTCGCCGGTGTCGTGGTCACACCACTGGGTGTGGCTGGTGGTCATCGCGCTCGTCTTCCTCGCGGCGGCGCGCACCTCCCGCGGCGCTTGGGGCATGCTCGGCGTCGTCGTTGTTGCGGCTGTTCTTCCACCGCACGCGCTCTTGCCGCATGACGACGGCCGCGAGGCCACCTGGACCCTCGCCATGCACATTGTCGGCGACACGTTCGTCTGGATCGCTGTGGCCGTGCTGTTTATCGGCGCGCTCTGCCCGAGGGTTCTTGCGGCTGCGCCTGGCCGGGGTGCTCGCCCCGCGACGTGGAGATCTCGCGCACCCGAGAACGCTTCTCAATCGGCGGCGGGGTGA
- a CDS encoding acyltransferase family protein encodes MAATKQRLAWPDVAKGISILGVVLLHLTIAVPDAQNSFLAQANRILDPLRMPLFFLISGFFSAKILKFSFRELFTRRLWFFLVPYTIWVPVEVRLKMYETSAVFDSEMPALASVIGNVLLGVNMAWFLYALVWFNIFLWAVRKLPSWAGFALSFSPLLTLPWHFDYHMFGKAVLYLPIFVFGCCARRYLRTFAERCLHPTYLAGTAVLYAVGLAVFIGWARFRENNELILPWPSFGAETIDTPAIELPVRLITQFLMLAAGITLAVVVAKIPLISPALQFIGRHTLPVYIGHPIALTVLYHYTQYHLQIPVSEDADHWIGSTGFWMAATFAICIIGGLSMWALSQIPVIGWTVTPPPIEKRSRVREISTSRGEHPGQAQPQEPSGRARR; translated from the coding sequence GTGGCAGCGACCAAGCAACGTCTCGCCTGGCCGGATGTGGCCAAGGGGATCTCCATCCTCGGCGTCGTGCTTTTGCACTTAACCATCGCGGTGCCGGATGCGCAGAACTCTTTCCTCGCGCAGGCGAATAGGATCCTCGATCCACTGCGCATGCCGCTGTTCTTTCTGATCTCCGGGTTCTTCTCCGCCAAGATCCTCAAGTTCAGCTTCCGCGAACTATTCACCCGCCGGCTGTGGTTCTTCCTCGTGCCCTACACGATCTGGGTGCCGGTGGAAGTGCGCCTGAAGATGTACGAGACCTCCGCGGTGTTCGACTCCGAGATGCCGGCGCTCGCCAGCGTTATCGGAAACGTCCTTCTGGGCGTGAACATGGCGTGGTTCCTCTACGCCCTGGTGTGGTTCAACATTTTCTTGTGGGCGGTGCGCAAGCTGCCGAGCTGGGCGGGCTTCGCGCTATCATTTAGTCCGCTTTTAACCCTGCCCTGGCATTTCGACTATCACATGTTCGGCAAGGCAGTGCTCTATCTGCCGATTTTCGTGTTCGGTTGCTGTGCCCGTCGATACCTGCGCACCTTCGCCGAACGCTGCCTGCACCCGACCTACCTGGCGGGCACCGCGGTGCTCTACGCCGTGGGGCTGGCCGTCTTCATCGGCTGGGCGCGTTTCCGGGAGAATAACGAGCTCATTCTGCCGTGGCCCTCGTTCGGGGCGGAGACGATCGACACCCCGGCCATCGAGCTGCCGGTGCGCCTGATCACGCAGTTCCTCATGCTCGCCGCGGGGATCACGTTGGCGGTGGTCGTCGCGAAGATTCCGCTAATCTCGCCGGCGCTGCAGTTCATTGGCCGCCACACGCTGCCGGTGTATATCGGCCACCCCATCGCGCTGACGGTGCTCTACCACTACACCCAGTACCACCTGCAGATTCCCGTGTCCGAGGACGCCGACCACTGGATCGGCTCCACCGGCTTCTGGATGGCCGCCACCTTTGCCATCTGCATCATCGGCGGGCTGTCGATGTGGGCGCTGTCCCAGATCCCCGTGATCGGCTGGACGGTCACCCCGCCGCCGATTGAGAAGCGTTCTCGGGTGCGCGAGATCTCCACGTCGCGGGGCGAGCACCCCGGCCAGGCGCAGCCGCAAGAACCCTCGGGCAGAGCGCGCCGATAA
- a CDS encoding polyadenylate-specific 3'-exoribonuclease AS, whose protein sequence is MRYFYDTEFIEDGHTIDLVSIGIVAEDGREYYAVSTEFDSNKAGVWVRDNVLNQLPSPNDDAWRDRATIRDEVLQFLTDAPGPPELWAWVGAYDHVVLAQLFGDMTGLPRKLPRFTHELKQYWSMAGRPKLPPTPPGAHDALVDARHNLAKFNAIAEVLPLDPKNRRLSPQ, encoded by the coding sequence GTGCGCTACTTCTACGACACGGAGTTCATCGAGGACGGACACACCATCGACCTCGTCTCCATCGGAATCGTCGCCGAGGACGGCCGGGAGTACTACGCCGTATCGACGGAGTTCGACTCCAATAAGGCCGGCGTCTGGGTGCGCGATAACGTCCTCAATCAGCTGCCCTCACCGAACGATGACGCCTGGCGCGATCGTGCCACCATCCGCGACGAGGTGCTTCAGTTTCTTACCGACGCCCCCGGCCCACCCGAGCTCTGGGCCTGGGTGGGTGCCTACGACCACGTGGTCCTCGCGCAGCTCTTCGGCGACATGACTGGCCTGCCGCGGAAGCTGCCGAGGTTTACCCACGAGCTCAAGCAATACTGGTCCATGGCGGGGCGCCCGAAGCTGCCGCCGACCCCGCCCGGTGCGCACGACGCGCTCGTCGATGCCCGGCACAACCTCGCCAAGTTCAACGCCATCGCCGAGGTATTACCCCTGGATCCGAAAAACCGAAGGCTGAGCCCTCAATAG